Proteins encoded within one genomic window of Paludisphaera rhizosphaerae:
- a CDS encoding glycosyltransferase family 4 protein, with amino-acid sequence MTQEGGAYAMAGDGVTAEGPRILIVAEHASAQFGGEAILPLHIFRRLRRRGFDVRLVVHGRSRRELEALFPDDLDRLHFISDSLTHYVLYRLGIWLPDRISYFSTGHLSRLLTALAARRLARRLVQEHKIDVVHQPIPVSPREPSMLYDLGAPVVIGPMNGAMSYPPAFQSRQSAFVTAYLSFGRFVSGILNRVMPGKLKADVLLVANERTRDALPSGTRGSVQTMIENGVDLAVWSPPETPPPSGGPLQAVFVGRLIDCKAVDLLLESFRNLVSTTPARLVVAGDGRLRSRLERQAAEMGLADVVKFVGWLTQEDCAELLRRSDVLILPSLHECGGAVVLEAMATALPVVVADWGGPADYVDETCGVLVPPTSREEFIAGLTSALDRLARSPELRRQLGRAGRDRILREYDWDEKIDRLLEVYEPLVRARRVWSRS; translated from the coding sequence ATGACCCAAGAAGGGGGGGCCTACGCCATGGCAGGTGACGGCGTTACGGCCGAGGGCCCACGTATTTTGATCGTCGCGGAGCACGCGTCGGCGCAATTCGGTGGAGAGGCGATCCTGCCCCTGCACATCTTTCGGCGGTTGCGCAGGCGCGGATTCGACGTCCGGCTCGTCGTCCACGGACGATCTCGCCGAGAGTTGGAGGCGTTGTTCCCCGACGATCTGGATCGGCTCCACTTCATCTCCGACAGTTTGACGCACTACGTGCTTTACCGGCTGGGAATCTGGCTGCCGGATCGGATCAGCTATTTCAGTACGGGGCATCTCAGCCGCCTGCTGACGGCGCTGGCCGCGCGGCGGCTGGCGCGGCGGCTCGTTCAGGAACATAAGATCGACGTGGTTCATCAGCCGATCCCCGTCTCTCCGCGGGAACCGTCGATGCTCTACGACCTCGGGGCGCCGGTGGTCATCGGGCCGATGAACGGCGCGATGTCGTATCCGCCCGCCTTCCAGTCGCGGCAATCCGCGTTTGTGACGGCCTATCTCTCCTTCGGCCGATTCGTCTCCGGCATCCTGAACCGGGTGATGCCGGGGAAGCTCAAGGCCGACGTCCTCCTCGTCGCCAACGAGCGGACGCGGGACGCCCTGCCGTCGGGGACCCGCGGAAGCGTTCAGACGATGATCGAGAACGGGGTCGACCTGGCCGTCTGGTCGCCTCCGGAGACCCCTCCCCCGTCCGGCGGGCCGCTCCAGGCCGTCTTCGTGGGCCGCTTGATCGATTGCAAGGCGGTCGACCTGCTGCTGGAATCGTTCCGTAATCTCGTGTCGACCACGCCGGCGAGACTCGTCGTGGCCGGCGACGGCCGGTTGCGGTCGCGACTGGAGCGTCAGGCGGCCGAAATGGGCCTGGCCGACGTCGTGAAGTTCGTCGGCTGGCTGACGCAGGAGGACTGCGCGGAACTTCTGCGGCGATCGGACGTGCTGATCCTGCCGAGCCTCCACGAATGCGGCGGCGCCGTGGTCCTGGAAGCGATGGCGACGGCCCTGCCGGTCGTGGTCGCCGACTGGGGAGGGCCGGCGGACTATGTCGACGAGACGTGCGGCGTGCTTGTCCCGCCCACCTCGCGCGAGGAGTTCATCGCCGGGCTCACCTCGGCGCTCGATCGACTCGCGCGTTCTCCCGAGCTTCGGCGGCAGCTCGGACGCGCCGGCCGTGATCGGATCCTCCGCGAATACGACTGGGACGAGAAAATCGATCGGCTGTTGGAGGTCTACGAGCCTCTGGTGCGCGCACGCCGAGTCTGGAGCCGATCGTGA
- the plsX gene encoding phosphate acyltransferase PlsX → MRIALDAMGGDYAPGPIVAGAVEAVQDREDLVTVLVGDRERIEAELQKAPDAPRDRLPIVHAAESIGMDEKPVEALRKKRDNSISKSWGLMAAGEVQAIVSAGNTGAMVASALFAGERAKMFLPGVRRPGIAAIFPSHQGPIVIIDVGANMAPKPEDLYQYGLMGSIYAEEILGITEPRIGILNVGSEEEKGTDLTRGTRKLFEDGPWASRFVGNVEGRDIYEGHVRVVICDGFVGNVLLKAGEGAVEFLFAALKEDLARLLPDFPPEVGMKLAGSLKALKSRFEYEEFGGAPLLGIRGACIICHGSSKARAIKNALRVADLMAADRINAKIVDQLGATLGDAPKA, encoded by the coding sequence ATGCGGATTGCCCTGGACGCGATGGGGGGGGATTACGCCCCCGGACCGATCGTCGCCGGCGCGGTGGAAGCGGTGCAAGACCGGGAAGACCTGGTCACGGTGCTGGTCGGCGACCGCGAGCGGATTGAGGCCGAACTGCAGAAGGCCCCCGACGCCCCCCGCGATCGGCTGCCGATCGTCCACGCCGCCGAGTCGATCGGCATGGACGAGAAGCCGGTCGAGGCCCTGCGCAAGAAGCGCGACAACTCCATCTCCAAAAGCTGGGGCCTGATGGCCGCCGGCGAGGTTCAGGCGATCGTCTCGGCGGGCAACACCGGCGCGATGGTCGCTTCCGCCCTTTTCGCGGGCGAACGCGCCAAGATGTTCCTGCCGGGCGTCCGTCGGCCGGGGATTGCGGCGATCTTCCCGTCGCACCAGGGCCCGATCGTCATCATCGACGTCGGCGCCAACATGGCCCCCAAGCCGGAAGACCTCTATCAGTACGGCCTGATGGGCTCCATCTACGCCGAGGAGATCCTGGGGATCACTGAGCCCCGGATCGGCATCCTCAACGTCGGCTCCGAGGAAGAGAAGGGGACCGACCTCACGCGCGGGACGCGGAAGCTCTTCGAGGACGGGCCCTGGGCCTCCCGGTTCGTCGGCAACGTCGAGGGCCGCGACATCTACGAAGGCCACGTCCGCGTCGTTATCTGCGACGGCTTCGTCGGCAACGTGCTCCTGAAGGCGGGGGAGGGGGCCGTCGAGTTCCTCTTCGCCGCCCTCAAGGAAGACCTGGCCCGGCTCCTGCCGGACTTCCCCCCCGAGGTCGGGATGAAGCTCGCCGGCAGCCTCAAGGCCCTCAAGTCTCGATTCGAGTACGAGGAATTCGGCGGGGCGCCGCTGCTGGGGATCCGCGGGGCTTGCATCATCTGCCACGGCTCGTCCAAGGCCCGCGCCATCAAGAACGCGCTGCGGGTCGCCGACCTGATGGCCGCCGACCGGATCAACGCCAAGATCGTCGACCAACTCGGGGCGACCCTGGGCGACGCGCCCAAAGCCTGA
- the fabD gene encoding ACP S-malonyltransferase, with product MSKIAFLFPGQGAQAVGMCRELDAELPAVRSLFDRAAEVLGFDLRKLCLEGPAEALEATDVSQPAIFVASLAALESLKQTNPEAVANCQGAAGLSLGEYTALTFAGALDFEAGLEVVRRRGQAMQAASNASPSGMVGVLGLDEAKVDELCAQIEPHGRIWKANMLGPGNIVVSGDASAMERVEAVAQELGAMKAVRLAVAGAFHTPLMKPADEQLAEVLTRVEVRAPRIPVYSNVDAAPHDDPEAIRRILVTQVLHGVRWDESMRRMLADGFDTFYEVGPGRVLTGLLKRIDRKTPCTSVPAR from the coding sequence ATGTCCAAGATCGCCTTCCTCTTCCCGGGCCAGGGCGCGCAGGCCGTCGGCATGTGCCGTGAGCTTGACGCCGAACTTCCGGCCGTCCGCTCCCTGTTCGACCGCGCCGCCGAGGTGCTGGGCTTCGACCTCCGCAAGCTCTGCCTGGAGGGGCCCGCCGAGGCCCTGGAGGCGACCGACGTCAGCCAGCCGGCCATCTTCGTCGCCAGCCTCGCCGCGCTCGAGAGCCTGAAGCAGACCAACCCGGAGGCCGTCGCGAATTGCCAGGGGGCCGCCGGGCTCAGCCTGGGCGAATACACGGCGCTCACGTTCGCCGGGGCGCTCGACTTCGAGGCCGGTCTGGAGGTGGTTCGCCGTCGCGGCCAGGCGATGCAGGCGGCTTCCAACGCCTCGCCGAGCGGCATGGTCGGCGTCCTGGGGTTGGACGAGGCCAAGGTCGACGAGCTTTGCGCTCAGATCGAGCCCCACGGCCGGATCTGGAAGGCCAACATGCTCGGCCCCGGCAACATCGTCGTCTCCGGGGACGCCTCGGCGATGGAACGGGTCGAGGCCGTGGCCCAGGAGCTGGGGGCGATGAAGGCCGTCCGCCTGGCGGTGGCGGGTGCCTTCCACACCCCCCTGATGAAGCCGGCCGACGAGCAGCTCGCGGAGGTCCTCACCCGCGTCGAAGTCCGCGCCCCGCGGATCCCGGTCTACTCCAACGTCGACGCCGCCCCGCACGACGACCCGGAAGCGATCCGCCGGATCCTCGTCACTCAGGTCCTGCACGGCGTCCGCTGGGATGAGTCGATGCGCCGGATGCTGGCCGACGGCTTCGACACCTTCTACGAAGTCGGTCCCGGCCGCGTCCTCACCGGCCTGCTCAAGCGGATCGACCGCAAGACCCCCTGCACGAGCGTCCCGGCCCGCTGA
- a CDS encoding DUF1559 domain-containing protein, with the protein MKIIKPRHGFTLIELLVVIAIIAVLIALLLPAVQAAREAARRSQCINNLKQMGLAAANYESSNQSYPLSNATNVYGNSAGSLTVVSSWANWSGQAMMLPFMEQTALYSAANFMMNPGTATGFGQAWYTNTTVNNTIVSSFLCPSDGQTASNTGAKRINNYYGSYGVTTDIWGRTGNINSTGVFAHLVAYGIGSVTDGTSNTIMWSEGLTGATTPKGKRTAVGATPLTQDYDPRVIINGGQVLNTNAQTTLTACNTAFATGTAISDGRGAFWAVGSPGYTYFNTVLTPNQQWSSCRTDGNNGPDYASFINANSNHSGGVNVAFCDGSVRFLKDSIAQTVYWALGTKAGGETVSSDAY; encoded by the coding sequence ATGAAAATCATTAAGCCTCGTCACGGTTTCACCCTGATCGAATTGCTGGTGGTGATCGCGATCATCGCCGTCCTCATCGCTCTCCTACTGCCGGCCGTCCAGGCGGCGCGTGAAGCCGCCCGGCGATCCCAGTGCATCAACAACCTGAAGCAGATGGGCCTGGCGGCGGCGAACTACGAGTCGTCGAACCAGAGCTATCCGTTGAGCAACGCCACTAACGTTTACGGCAACTCCGCCGGCTCGCTGACCGTCGTCAGCAGTTGGGCGAACTGGAGCGGCCAGGCGATGATGCTCCCATTCATGGAGCAGACGGCTCTCTACAGCGCCGCCAACTTCATGATGAACCCGGGAACGGCTACCGGCTTCGGCCAGGCCTGGTACACGAACACGACGGTCAACAACACGATCGTCAGCTCCTTCCTCTGCCCGTCCGACGGCCAGACGGCTTCGAACACCGGTGCCAAGCGCATTAACAACTACTACGGGTCGTACGGCGTGACGACGGACATCTGGGGCAGGACGGGCAACATCAACAGCACCGGCGTCTTCGCCCACCTCGTGGCCTATGGCATCGGCTCCGTGACCGACGGGACCTCGAACACCATCATGTGGAGCGAAGGCCTTACCGGTGCCACGACGCCTAAGGGCAAGCGGACGGCAGTCGGCGCCACGCCCCTCACCCAAGATTACGACCCCCGCGTCATCATCAACGGTGGCCAGGTTCTCAACACGAACGCCCAGACCACTCTGACCGCCTGCAACACCGCCTTTGCCACCGGAACCGCAATCTCCGACGGCCGGGGGGCCTTCTGGGCCGTCGGCTCGCCCGGGTACACGTATTTCAACACGGTCCTCACCCCCAATCAGCAGTGGTCGAGCTGCCGAACCGACGGCAATAACGGGCCGGACTACGCCAGCTTCATCAACGCCAACAGCAACCACTCCGGCGGGGTCAACGTCGCCTTCTGCGACGGCAGCGTGAGGTTTCTCAAGGACTCCATCGCGCAGACCGTTTACTGGGCGCTCGGCACCAAGGCCGGCGGCGAAACCGTCTCCAGCGACGCCTACTGA
- a CDS encoding DUF1559 family PulG-like putative transporter, which translates to MNSNPKPRGFTLIELLVVIAIIAVLIALLLPAVQAAREAARRSQCINNLKQIGLSLHNYHSTHDSFPMGASRTLSTPAGVIYGWNNWSVQALLLGGLEQQALYNAANFQLAVWHDGRTPLGYYGNRTVFDTRLAAFLCPSDPSGGRVNINNYMASIGPNSQGASQGNDAGTGPGGPGLFTFHKSYGIRDCIDGSSNTIAFSEACTSSGSNDNTVFPRNGVVNVGASAGSGMANVQSNPAAIKTFIDACDAKWQAGTPNNDFKTSIGVRWAMGTPSWSLFSPILPPNARVKTWGSCRNDCAACGTDGSQIVNSSSMHSGGANVCLGDGSVKFIKDSTNQTVWWALGTRAGEEVISADSY; encoded by the coding sequence ATGAACTCGAATCCGAAGCCGCGCGGCTTCACGCTCATCGAGCTGCTCGTCGTCATCGCCATCATCGCCGTGCTGATCGCCCTGCTCCTCCCCGCCGTCCAGGCGGCGCGCGAGGCCGCCCGGCGGTCGCAGTGCATCAACAATCTGAAGCAGATCGGCCTGTCGCTTCACAACTACCATTCCACCCACGACTCCTTCCCGATGGGGGCGTCGCGGACGTTGAGCACTCCGGCCGGCGTGATCTATGGCTGGAACAACTGGAGCGTCCAGGCGCTGCTGCTCGGCGGCCTGGAGCAACAGGCCCTGTACAACGCCGCCAACTTCCAACTGGCCGTCTGGCACGACGGCCGGACGCCGTTGGGCTACTACGGCAATCGGACCGTCTTCGACACCCGCCTGGCGGCCTTCCTCTGCCCGTCCGATCCGTCGGGCGGCCGGGTGAACATCAACAATTACATGGCGAGCATCGGCCCCAACTCTCAGGGGGCCAGCCAGGGAAACGACGCCGGCACCGGCCCCGGCGGTCCCGGGCTCTTCACCTTCCACAAATCGTACGGCATCCGGGACTGCATCGACGGCTCCTCGAACACGATCGCCTTCTCCGAGGCGTGCACGTCCTCCGGGTCGAACGACAACACCGTGTTCCCGCGGAACGGGGTGGTGAACGTCGGGGCCTCGGCCGGTTCTGGCATGGCCAACGTGCAGTCCAATCCGGCGGCCATCAAGACGTTCATCGACGCATGCGACGCGAAGTGGCAGGCGGGGACTCCCAACAACGACTTCAAGACGTCAATCGGGGTCCGTTGGGCGATGGGGACTCCGTCTTGGTCCCTCTTCTCCCCGATCCTTCCGCCGAACGCCCGGGTGAAGACCTGGGGATCGTGCCGGAACGACTGCGCCGCCTGCGGCACCGACGGTTCCCAGATCGTGAACTCCTCCAGCATGCACTCCGGAGGCGCCAACGTCTGCCTCGGCGACGGCAGCGTGAAGTTCATCAAGGACTCCACCAACCAGACCGTCTGGTGGGCCCTCGGAACCCGAGCCGGTGAAGAAGTCATCTCGGCGGACAGCTACTGA
- a CDS encoding STAS domain-containing protein, which produces MTASTPEFELISLNMVGDVAVAQVTAHELRFPAQAQALSYELGLVIGQEWAAKTLIDFSRTAYIGSTAFAVLVGVIKRAAELGHSVKFCGMTPDVRVGADIIGLDRLAELYETEAEALAAFAQPAGTDPTFLR; this is translated from the coding sequence ATGACCGCCAGCACCCCCGAGTTCGAGCTGATCTCCCTGAATATGGTTGGAGACGTGGCGGTCGCCCAGGTGACCGCGCACGAGCTGCGGTTCCCCGCCCAGGCGCAGGCGCTCTCGTACGAGCTGGGACTGGTGATCGGCCAGGAATGGGCCGCCAAGACGCTCATCGACTTCAGTCGAACCGCCTACATCGGCAGTACCGCCTTCGCCGTCCTCGTGGGAGTCATCAAACGGGCGGCTGAACTCGGACACTCCGTCAAGTTCTGCGGGATGACCCCGGACGTCCGAGTCGGCGCCGACATCATCGGCCTCGACCGCCTCGCCGAACTCTACGAGACCGAAGCCGAGGCCCTTGCCGCCTTCGCCCAGCCCGCTGGAACCGACCCGACGTTCCTCCGCTGA